TCCAGAAGTCCTGGAAGGTGCTCCAGGTCTGTTCCTGGTGTTAGTCAGAAGATACCAAAGGTCCTTGAGAACACTTAAAGTCCAAGAGGAACTTTGATGGGCCTGGAACATGAGAATATAATCTCTTAGGAGGTTCTACTGGACCATGAAATGTTTCCAGACCTTTGAAGAGGTTCCAAGGAACGTGTTTTCACAGACCTGAATCTGTAAACGTTCTAACCACAGGAACCGGCCTGTTAGAGGTCCGTCAGAACGTCTCTGAAAAGCTGATGCTGATGGGTAAACTCAAAGAACATcatgtttcacaagaataagtccagttgtcTGAACTAAACCCTTTACTTTCAGATGACCTGGAcgactgagaaccttcacagacatcatgttttcttcttgaTGTTCTCGTCCGGCAGCTTCTCCTCTCCAACATTAAGAATGTTCTCCTGATGTTCTAACAGAACAAACCTCCATGGTTCTGTTTCTTGGTTCTGGTGAGGTAACGTTGGGCTCTGTAGTTCTGGGATTCCTCCTGCAGGACGGGTTCTTCGGGGGTTCTGGTAGAACAGAGGGGGTTCCTGGTGCTTTGTGTTCTCTGGGTGTTCCGTCTGTGTTTGGTGAAGCTCCAGAGTGTTGATCTGTGTAGAACCgtcagactgcagctgatctGAATTCTGAAGATCAaacatgaatttattttctctctgagTCTCTTTCCTGGTTTGACTTTAACGCTCCGTCGCCTCCAGCTCTGcacctccttctccttcttctgtccttctcctcACCTCGCTCTGCGTCTTTCTTCCAACTTTACCTCTCATTTTACTTTCTGACAGCCTGCGACTCGGAGCTGCATGAATTATAGATGAACCGCTTATTAGCATACAGACCGGCTGGATGTGCGGCATTACcatggaaatgtgtgtgtgtgtgtgtgtgtgtgtgtgtgtgtgtcctgagGCCTCTCTGGGTATTTCCCATCATGCACTGGGAGAAGTTAAACAGAGTTTGAGCCGCAGCAGGAgggaggcagcagctgaccacAGAGATGAATGGAGTTCTGTATCAGAAAATATGTCTCTGATTCATTTTACTGGAGCGGAAAATCACCAAACAGAACCGGGTCCAAACAGAACCCAGGGCTCAGAGAGGGAACAGAGCAAGAATCTGGACTGGAAGGGAACAACTGACCCGGAACAGAACAGATTACTGGATCCAGGCCGAACCAGAACCGACCAGCTGATCCACCTCAGTCCTCCTCATGGGTCCTGAGGtttagcgccccctgcaggtcAGAGGAACCTCAATAATTAAATCTGCTGGATGATGAGCTGCAGTGGGGTTCTCGTTCTGGTTTCTCTGATGTTTTCAAGGAAAGTCTGAACCTGAAACAACAGAACATGAGAATGATGGTAACACGTGAGACTAAAGCTCAGAGACGGGCAGGATGTGGGTTCTGTTGGTTCATACGGGCAGGATGTGGGTTCTGTTGGTTCAGATGGGCAGGATGTGGGTTCTGCCGGTTCAGATGGGCAGGATGTGGGTTCTGTCGGTTCATACGGGCAGGATGTGGGTTCTGTCGGTTCATACGGGCAGGAtgtgggttctgctggttcATACGGGCAGGATGTGGGTTCTGTTGGTTCATACGGGCAGGATGTGGGTTCTGTTGGTTCAGACGGGCAGGATGTGGGTTCTGTCGGTTCATACGGGCAGGATGTGGGTTCTGTTGGTTCATACGGGCAGGATGTGGGTTCTGTTGGTTCATACGGGCAGGATGTGGGTTCTGTTGGTTCATACGGGCAGGATGTGGGTTCTGTTGGTTCATACGGGCAGGATGTGGGTTCTGTTGGTTCATACGGGCAGGAtgtgggttctgctggttcATACGGGCAGGATGTGGGTTCTGTTGGTTCATACGGGCAGGATGTGGGTTCTGTTGGTTCAGACGGGCAGGATGTGGGTTCTGTCGGTTCAGACGGGCAGGATGTGGGTTCTGTCGGTTCATACGGGCAGGATGTGGGTTCTGTCGGTTCATACGGGCAGGATGTGGGTTCTGTTGGTTCATACGGGCAGGATGTGGGTTCTGTCGGTTCAGACGGGCAGGATGTGGGTTCTGTCGGTTCAGACGGGCAGGATGTGGGTTCTGTCGGTTCAGACGGGCAGGATGTGGGTTCTGTCGGTTCAGACGGGCAGGATGTGGGTTCTGCCGGTTCATACGGGCAGGATGTGGGTTCTGTCGGTTCAGACGGGCAGGATGTGGGTTCTGCCAGTTCGGACCGGCAGGATGTGGGTTCTGTCGGTTCAGACGGGCAGGATGTGGGTTCTGCCGGTTCGGACCGGCAGGATGTGGGTTCTGCCAGTTCAGACGGGCAGGATGTGGGTTCTGCCGGTTCAGACGGGCAGGATGTGGGTTCTGCCGGTTCGGACCGGCAGGATGTGGGTTCTGCCAGTTCAGACGGGCAGGATGTGGGTTCTGTTGGTTCATACGGGCAGGATGTGGGTTCTGCCGGTTCAGACGGGCAGGATGTGGGTTCTGTTGGTTCATACGGGCAGGATGTGGGTTCTGCCAGTTCAGACCGGCAGGATGTGGGTTCTGTTGGTTCATACGGGCAGGATGTGGGTTCTGCCAGTTCAGACCGGCAGGATGTGGGTTCTGTTGGTTCATACGGGCAGGATGTGGGTTCTGCCGGTTCAGACGGGCAGGATGTGGGTTCTGTTGGTTCATACGGGCAGGATGTGGGTTCTGCCAGTTCAGACCGGCAGGATGTGGGTTCTGTTGGTTCATACGGGCAGGATGTGGGTTCTGCCGGTTCAGACGGGCAGGATGTGGGTTCTGCCGGTTCAGACGGGCAGGATGTGGGTTCTGTTGGTTCATACGGGCAGGATGTGGGTTCTGCCAGTTCAGACCGGCAGGATGTGGGTTCTGTTGGTTCATACGGGCAGGATGTGGGTTCTGCCGGTTCAGACGGGCAGGATGTGGGTTCTGTTGGTTCATACGGGCAGGATGTGGGTTCTGCCGGTTCAGACCGGCAGGATGTGGGTTCTGTTGGTTCATACGGGCAGGATGTGGGTTCTGCCGGTTCAGACGGGCAGGAtgtgggttctgctggttcGGACCGGCAGGATGTGGGTTCTGTTGGTTCGTATCTCGTTCATGTCTCAGattttctgctgtaaaacatctaaa
This genomic interval from Acanthochromis polyacanthus isolate Apoly-LR-REF ecotype Palm Island chromosome 2, KAUST_Apoly_ChrSc, whole genome shotgun sequence contains the following:
- the LOC127532975 gene encoding DNA-directed RNA polymerase II subunit RPB1-like, with amino-acid sequence MNQQNPHPAGLNRQNPHPARMNQQNPHPARLNRQNPHPAQPTSCPSEPAEPTSCPSEPAEPTSCPYEPTEPTSCRSELAEPTSCPYEPTEPTSCPSEPAEPTSCPYEPTEPTSCRSELAEPTSCPYEPTEPTSCRSELAEPTSCPYEPTEPTSCPSEPAEPTSCPYEPTEPTSCPSELAEPTSCRSEPAEPTSCPSEPAEPTSCPSELAEPTSCRSEPAEPTSCPSEPTEPTSCRSELAEPTSCPSEPTEPTSCPYEPAEPTSCPSEPTEPTSCPSEPTEPTSCPSEPTEPTSCPSEPTEPTSCPYEPTEPTSCPYEPTEPTSCPYEPTEPTSCPSEPTEPTSCPSEPTEPTSCPYEPTEPTSCPYEPAEPTSCPYEPTEPTSCPYEPTEPTSCPYEPTEPTSCPYEPTEPTSCPYEPTEPTSCPYEPTEPTSCPSEPTEPTSCPYEPTEPTSCPYEPAEPTSCPYEPTEPTSCPYEPTEPTSCPSEPAEPTSCPSEPTEPTSCPTPEEPVLQEESQNYRAQRYLTRTKKQNHGVQQVNLPSRPAPGVMAALPRFHSFYFPPAEEPQSQAAVLVLVLVLT